The Myxococcota bacterium genome contains the following window.
GCCTGCGGCAGGTGCGGCCGCGCGCCACGCCCGCGGCCATCACCATCCTGGAGTGCGACCGGCCGGTGATCGCGGCGGTGAACGGCCCGGCGGTCGGCTGGGGCATGGACCTGACCCTGTTCTGCGACATCCGCATCGCGTCCGAGCGCGCGAAGTTCGGCGAGCTGTTCATCAAGCGCGGGCTCGTGTCCGACATCGGGGGGCTCTACCGCCTGCCGCGCATCGTGGGCCCCTCGAAGGCCGCCGAGCTGCTCTTCACCGGCGACGTGATCGACGCCAAGGAGGCCGAGCGCATCGGCCTGGTGTCGCAGGTGGTACCGCACGAGTCACTCGTGCCGACCACGCGCGCGCTGGCGGGCAAGATCGCGGCGAACCCGCCGCTCGCCCTGCGCTACATGAAGGAAGGCCTGCGCCGCGCGCAGCTCGCCGATCCCCACGAGCTCGGTAGCTGGGTGAGTCAGACCCTCGCCACGCTCTTCCAGACCGAGGACCACAAGGAAGGCGTGCGCGCCTTCCTCGAGAAGCGCGAGCCGAAGTACTCCGGCCGCTGACTCAGGAGCGGCGCACGGCCAGGCGCATGGCCTCGATCGAGCGCACGTAGGCGATGAACAGCATGACCGAGCCCACGGCGATCGGGAACTCGAGGCCGATCGTGCCGAACAGGTCGTACGTGCCGTGCAGGAAGGCCGCGATCGCGATCCCGGCCACGATCAGCGCCCGGCGCCGCGCCGGCGTCTCGACGCCGAGCGCGATGAACTGGCCCGCGATGCCCGCGAAGACCGCGTGCAGCAAGGGCAGCGTGATCAGCCGCGAGAGCTGCACCACCATGTACACGCCCAGCGGCATGCGGCCCATCGCCACGGTCTGCGCGTAGTTCAGCGAGAAGTACACCGCTTCGGAGACTCCGAACGCGAAGCCCGAGACACACCCGAGATAGGTGATCTCCCGTACCGTCCCCGGCTCGCGGTTGCGGATGAAGATCCAGAACAGCGGGATCGCCTTCACGAGCTCTTCCGAGAGCCCCACGCCGAACAGGTACCCGACCGCGCGCCGCAGGAAGTTGCTGGCGTGCGACGCGTCGTTGAGCTGACTCAGGATGGGCAGCTGCCCGAGCAGATACACCACGAACACGCCCGTGATCGACGTGAAGAGCGACACGCGCACGATGTCGAGGATGCCGATGCGCTCGGGCCGCACGAACAGCCAGATCACCAGCCCCCAGGTGGTCGCGAAGTAGATCGCGAACAGGTAGGCCACG
Protein-coding sequences here:
- a CDS encoding enoyl-CoA hydratase-related protein; translated protein: MSAELVRFERRDHVAEVTISRPESRNALNPEAYRQLEAAVRTAQSDPEVRCVLLTGTDPAFCSGDDVKEIMAGPARETTVASLRQVRPRATPAAITILECDRPVIAAVNGPAVGWGMDLTLFCDIRIASERAKFGELFIKRGLVSDIGGLYRLPRIVGPSKAAELLFTGDVIDAKEAERIGLVSQVVPHESLVPTTRALAGKIAANPPLALRYMKEGLRRAQLADPHELGSWVSQTLATLFQTEDHKEGVRAFLEKREPKYSGR
- a CDS encoding PrsW family glutamic-type intramembrane protease, which encodes MSAEPNEPAPVTREGVLRQLAQLGWSTLVPVSIWRSDRPWNIRSVQWFLFFTLFPLFLVGWTSLAHPHFRGVAYLFAIYFATTWGLVIWLFVRPERIGILDIVRVSLFTSITGVFVVYLLGQLPILSQLNDASHASNFLRRAVGYLFGVGLSEELVKAIPLFWIFIRNREPGTVREITYLGCVSGFAFGVSEAVYFSLNYAQTVAMGRMPLGVYMVVQLSRLITLPLLHAVFAGIAGQFIALGVETPARRRALIVAGIAIAAFLHGTYDLFGTIGLEFPIAVGSVMLFIAYVRSIEAMRLAVRRS